The genomic segment CGGCGATGCTCGTCGCCCGCGTGCCGGCCGGCACGGACGAGGGCGACCTCGCGGGCGTGGTCGCCGACGCCGACACCGTCAAAGCGAGCGCCGAAGAGGCGGTCGCCGCACTCCGCGAGCGCGGCATCGACGTGATGATGCTCACGGGCGACAACGAACGGACAGCTCGCGCCGTCGCCGAACGAGTCGGCATCGATCCGGAACACGTTCGCGCGGAGGTCCTCCCCGAGGACAAGTCCGACGCGGTCGAGGCGATCCAGGCCGAGGGTCGCGAGGCGATGATGGTCGGCGACGGCGTCAACGACGCGCCCGCGCTGGCCGTCGCGCACGTCGGCACGGCGATCGGCAGCGGAACGGACGTCGCCATCGAGGCCGCCGACGTGACGCTGATGCGCGACGATCCGGTCGACGTGGTGAAGGCGATCCGCATCTCCGACGCCACGCTCCAGAAGATCAAGCAGAACCTCGTCTGGGCGCTCGGCTACAACACGACGCTCATCCCGCTGGCCTCGCTCGGGCTACTCCAGCCGGTGTTGGCCGCCGCGGCGATGGCGTTCTCGAGCGTCTCCGTGCTGTCGAACAGTCTGCTGTTCCGCCGGTACGATCCCGATCACGACTACGAGTTGCTCGGGTTCCTGCGCTGAACGGTCGCGATCCGTGCGGGAGACGCTAGTTAGCAGTTAGCGGACGACCGTGACCGAACGGCCGGTCGCTCCGCGCAGTCTCGTTTTCAGTCGACGTTCACGAGCAGTTCGCGGGCGTTTTTCGAGAAGATCTTTCGAGCGTCGGTTTCGGAGGCGAGGTCATCGACGGAACGAACGGCGTCGGCGAGTTCCTCCGCGGTGCGGACCTCCAGGGGAAAATCGGTCCCGAAAAGCACCTGCGAGGAGGGGAACTCCTCGAGGGTGGCTCGCAGCGGGGCCTGATAGCCGTGGTACCCCGACATCCGGATGTAGACGCGCTCTTCGAGCTGCGTGCGGAACGCCGCCCACTCTTTGACGTGCTCGTGGTCGCCCGGCCAGCGCTCCGTCTGGAAGTGGGCCTCGAGTCGACCGAGGTTGCTCGCGACGTTTCCGCCCGTGTGGTCGTACACCAGATCGAGGTTCGGATACCGATCGAGCACTCCCTCGTGGACGACCTTGGTCAGGCTACCCATCAACGTCACTTCTCGACCGAATATCGCGTTGTTGCGGTACTCGTCACCCAGCACGTTGTGATCGGGATCCAGAGACGACTGCGTCCGCGGATGGACCATAAGCGGTGCGCCCCGCTCGGCGGCCACTTCGAGAACCGGTTCCACGTCTCGATCTACGAGTTCGACGCCGTCGTCGTTTATCGTCCCGATCACGCCGCCGTTGAACCCCTCGTCCAGACATCGTTCGAACTCCTCGGCGGCACCGTCTCCGACGTACCCGAACGGAATCGATGCCAGCGCACCCACGAAGTGATCGTACTCCCCCGCGATCTCGAGGAGGACGTCGTTCGCCTCGCGGTGTTGCTCAAGGTCGAAGTCGCCCTCGATGTAGGGCGGTGCGACGAGGACCGTCCCGGTGATCCCGGCAGCTGACTGGGTATCGACGTACGCCTCTGGATCGTCGTAGACGGGTCCTACGAGTTCCCCGAACCGCTCGAATTGCTCGGGTCGAAACGGCACCCGATCGGAGACGAGGTGACCGCCGAAGTCGATGATTTCGGGCGTTGTGTTCGACTGAGAATCGGATCGTTCCGAGGACAGAGCCATGGAGAATCGACGTAATCAGCGTCCGTAGATTTCTCCGCTGCAATTGCAACTATCGCACGGATCCGGGCCGTACCGCGTCGAGGCTACCGGGAGCCGAGTGGAAACCATCGACCGACTTCTCCGGCATCCGACCGTGGTGGATCGGGACGGGCGGGAACGATCGGCCGCCGCGACCTCTTCGCTCGCCTGCAAAACGAACTTTGCCGACGTAGTTGTGTGCTAAATTGTGAATAGAAGACAATACCTCGCGGGAACGGGCGTACTGGTATCGAGCGGAGCGATCGGTGCTACGGAGACCGGTCGCGCACACCAGAACGACGATTCCTCCGATCGGACGGGCGAGGAGACGGACGACGGGCGAGGACCGGCGACCCGGACGGTCCTTCACCTCTCGAGCGACGACGCGGCGGAGCAAGAGATGGCGCTGATGAACGCGAAGAACCTCTCGGAGGACCCGACGGTCAACAACCGCGAGATCCGATTCGTCGCCAACATGCGGGCCATCTTCGCCTACGTCGAGGGCGAAACCGAGCACGCGGACCTCGTTCGATCCCTCGCGGAGTCGGGCGTCGAGTTCAAGGCGTGTGAAAACGCCATGGCGACGCTCGACGTCTCGGAGTCCGAACTCCTTCCGGTCGTCGACACGGTCCCCTCTGCAGTCGGGGAGATCGCCAAGCGTCAGGCGGAAGGGTACGGGTATCTGAAGGTCCCGTAAGCGGTTCCGTCGGTCGGCGGGATCGCTCCCGCCGCTCGGCGGTGGTTTCGCGGCTGTCGGGTCGAACAGCACCTGGTTCTGGCTTCTCCCGGCGTTCGTCGTCGGGGCCGGGGCAGCGTGGGCACTGGCCGACAGCGAATCGAACGGACGTCCCGAGGAGTACGGTGAGACCTCGAGCGGTTCGACGAACGAAGCGGCGGCTTTGGATACTCTCAAACGGCAGTACGCGGTTGGCGAGATCGACGACACGGAGTTCGAGCACCGACTGGAGACACTACTGGAGAACGAGACGCTCGACGATGTCGAGAGTCGGCTGGATGTCGATTCCGAGACAGCAGGTGAAACCGCGAGCAAGGAGAAGCGAGAGCGTGGAGAAAAGCGAACCGGCAGGAAGGAGGCCCGCGACTCCGCTCGGCGAGCCCCAACTGGCCGATACGGATGCCACCGACCTGGAAAATCCCACCACGGGATGCACTCTCGTAGACGACGCTAATCGCTCGATTTTCACAGTGGAAGCTTCTCTGCCAGTTCGCTACTCTCGTGTCCACGCTGCTCGCTTTTACCGCCACTTCGGACAATCGCGTTTAGTTTGATATCCGATCGAACCGGTACGGGTACTCCGCAACCCAAATAGCCGAGGGCAACGCCGTGTAGGGGAACTCCTGCACTCGTCATCGATCTCATCACGATCCTTCCCGAGAAGTATATTCCCACGCGTCGGTATAGGCGCCGTAGAAGCGCCGGAGCATTCCGGCGTCGGAGATCAGTTCGATCGCGGTCGACGGTCGACCCGCGACGCGTCTCATTACGGCCGCGGGTCGGCGCGTGATGTCGTCGATCGTCAGCCCTTCGAGCGCCTCCGCGACGGACGCCAGGAGTTCGGGGTCTTCGTGTTCGACCCACGCGCCGCACATCAGCCGGGCGAGTCGGTACTCCGACCGCATCAGTTCGTACAGTTTCCGCGGATACGCCGACTCGTTCCCGTCCGCGATCAGCTCCGCGAGGAGGTACGCCGATCTGATCCCCTGACAGATCCCCTCGCCCTGATACCGGTTGGCGATACCGGCCGCGTCGCCGACGAGAAACACGTTCTCCTCGGGATAGTAGACGCGGGCAGGGTCGAGGCTCGGCCCTCTCGGGATGGTGGCGACGTTCACGTCCGCCCGGTCCGGGACCGGGAACGAGTTCCGCTCGGCTGCGGCCTCGAGCGCGCCAAAGTAGTCGTCGGGCCGCCGGTCGCCCGCCCAGCCGATGCCCACGTTCGCGTGGCCGTCGGACTTGGGGAACGCCTAGGCGTAACCGACGTATCCCTCGAAAAAGATCCGCGGTCGATTCGCGTACGCCGAGAAGTCGCCCTCGACCGTCGCGTTGAGGGCGACCATGTCGCCGGTGTACTCGCGCGTAGTTCCCCTCGCTTTGAGCGTCAGAGACGGATGACTCGACGCGTCGACGATGTAGTCGTACGAGTCCACGATGTCCGCGTAGTCGTTCGGCGAGACCGATCGCCCGGTCCGGAACTCGACGCCTCTGGTTGCCAGTTCCTCCGCCCACCGCCGTTCGACGACGGGGCGCTCGCAGATGTATCCCGGCTCGCAACGTACGTTCGATTTCGCGAGCGGCGGGGCGTCGAGCGGCCGGTCCGTCCCGTCGTACACGCGGATCTGGAACCCGTCGACGTCGTTGACGAATCCGTTTTCGGGCGTCTTCTCGAGCGGAACCAGCGTCGAGTCGTTGATCGCCTCGCCGCAGTCGACCCGCTTCTCGTCGTACTCCTGGCGTTCGTAGACGGTCACGCGGTCGACACCGGTTCGTCGGAACAATCCGGTCGCCGCCGCGAACCCGGAGACCGAGCCGCCGATGACCGCGGCAGTCGACTGAGTGTCGTCCATGGCTGTACGCTCCCTACCGTAGCGAATCCGTCGACCGTAATGAGACTAGTCGATGCGGCACGAAAGCCGTATACTCGGGGTTCGAGAGCGGTCTCGGTCGACGCTTCACTCTGGGTCCGCTCCCTCGAGGGGCCGACGCGGGCCGCCGGCGAACGCCGCGTCCCGGCGACGACCGACGCGCCCTCGGCGCGTGCTTGCGACGAAATCCGGAAGCGATTTTCGGGATGACCCCAATACTGTACACGATGACGTTGCTT from the Natronococcus sp. AD-5 genome contains:
- a CDS encoding amidohydrolase family protein; this encodes MALSSERSDSQSNTTPEIIDFGGHLVSDRVPFRPEQFERFGELVGPVYDDPEAYVDTQSAAGITGTVLVAPPYIEGDFDLEQHREANDVLLEIAGEYDHFVGALASIPFGYVGDGAAEEFERCLDEGFNGGVIGTINDDGVELVDRDVEPVLEVAAERGAPLMVHPRTQSSLDPDHNVLGDEYRNNAIFGREVTLMGSLTKVVHEGVLDRYPNLDLVYDHTGGNVASNLGRLEAHFQTERWPGDHEHVKEWAAFRTQLEERVYIRMSGYHGYQAPLRATLEEFPSSQVLFGTDFPLEVRTAEELADAVRSVDDLASETDARKIFSKNARELLVNVD
- a CDS encoding DsrE family protein, which codes for MNRRQYLAGTGVLVSSGAIGATETGRAHQNDDSSDRTGEETDDGRGPATRTVLHLSSDDAAEQEMALMNAKNLSEDPTVNNREIRFVANMRAIFAYVEGETEHADLVRSLAESGVEFKACENAMATLDVSESELLPVVDTVPSAVGEIAKRQAEGYGYLKVP
- a CDS encoding NAD(P)/FAD-dependent oxidoreductase; this encodes MGIGWAGDRRPDDYFGALEAAAERNSFPVPDRADVNVATIPRGPSLDPARVYYPEENVFLVGDAAGIANRYQGEGICQGIRSAYLLAELIADGNESAYPRKLYELMRSEYRLARLMCGAWVEHEDPELLASVAEALEGLTIDDITRRPAAVMRRVAGRPSTAIELISDAGMLRRFYGAYTDAWEYTSREGS
- a CDS encoding NAD(P)/FAD-dependent oxidoreductase; the encoded protein is MDDTQSTAAVIGGSVSGFAAATGLFRRTGVDRVTVYERQEYDEKRVDCGEAINDSTLVPLEKTPENGFVNDVDGFQIRVYDGTDRPLDAPPLAKSNVRCEPGYICERPVVERRWAEELATRGVEFRTGRSVSPNDYADIVDSYDYIVDASSHPSLTLKARGTTREYTGDMVALNATVEGDFSAYANRPRIFFEGYVGYA